The Ostrea edulis chromosome 1, xbOstEdul1.1, whole genome shotgun sequence genomic sequence TTGAAATTGAACATGTTCACACTTAAGGGGGAGGGTGTTTAACAAATGCATATGGTTTTTATTGAATGTTTATTGATGTTCCTTTCTGTActaaattttctttttgtgtTCAGCAGTTCTTCCAAGATGGGCCCAGAATAGAAACTGCCTTTAGACAGCTCTTTCATAGAGCAGAGGCTGAACAAACAAAGGACAGCTATGAGATTGTAGTTTGTCATGCTAATGTTATCAGATACTTTATATGCAGGTAAGTGGAACCATTTTATATGCCCGTcttttattatgttttaaaaataaacataatttcACTTCATATCATCATGAAAAACGATAAAATGTAAAGACAGGTGAGCTCTCTCCATATGAATCTACAGCGGCAGCAGTCAGCTGCTTGTGAAATGTCAGATTTTTGGACCATTAGAATGTTTAACATTTATAATATccttatatataattatacgaTGACGTCATTTCAGAGCTCTTCAATTTCCGCCGGAAGCCTGGCTAAGGATTAGTCTAGATCATGCTAGTATCACCTGGGTAACCATTCGACCGTCTGGACGTGTGTCGATCCGGAGACTCGGAGATTCTGGATTTATTCCAGCTAACGAGGTCAGCGCTGTCTGACAAAACGGAAATATATGGAGAATTCAGACACACATAAATGTGTTCATATGTTGATCTCATAGGTTTCCATCGTGTATTTTCTCCTAATGGCTGGGATGAAGATAAACATGGACTCTGATCAACACTGGTAAAATGCATGCTGGCTGTGTGTGATATGTATGAACAAAATTATCAGACATGTTCCACCTACAGGAAATGACTGGGTAGAAAATCAATAGGACATACATTTCCTTTGAATAATGCCTATTTGTCATAGCATGTCTATTACCTCATGTACATTTTCAGAACTTGTacttattgaaatatattgacTTCCCACATGTGAATACAGACTTATGCTCTCCTTTATCTTTTTCAAAGCTTGTTCAAGTAATTTTGTTTAGTATATGAATTAATCAGAATTTGGGTAGATAGACATGAATTTTAAGTCCGTTCTTGGTTTGGTTCATCAATAGAAGCTACACACACTGCATGCCTCTGATCCTTCCTTGTACACTGACAAGATGAGCAGTAAATGTAGACGATCTGTCTGGTTGTATTCCTGTGTTGTATCAAACCTGCCGCATACAAATGCGTGAACACAGGATATTAACTGTAAATTGTACTTTATTCAACCACATTCATAGCAAACAAATATACTCCTCATAATGATAGAAAAGTAGGagataaaatcttaaaaataaaagtaggagatgaaatcttaaaaataaatgaataaagaaaatatgtatatgtacatgtattttttaaaagctttCAAGAGTTAAAAGTGTTATACACTCTCCTACACACACACTGGGAACTTGCTTTGGCTAGTGTGTAGTTGAtgggtctctctctctctctctctctcacacacacacacacacactggaAACTTGCTTTGGGTACTGTCTAGTTTATGATTACACCCCCTTGGCTGCCTTTCTCGCCCTTCTGACCGTTCGTACCAGCGGGACCCTGCAGACCCTGAACCCCTTGTGTCCCTGTTGTTCCTGGGACCCCCTTCTCGCCCACCTCTCCTTTAGCGCCCGCCTGTCCCGTTGGACCTGTGTCTCCAACAACCCCCTTGACCCCCGGGTCGCCTGACTGTCCCTTTATAGTATCTCCAGAATTGCCTTTAGCGCCTACGACACCTGTGTCTCCTAGGCTTCCTTTATCGCCTATAAATCCTTTAGCGCCGGTAGCACCTGCGGATCCTGCAGCGCCCTGGGCTCCGGATGCACCCGTCGGGCCTTGATCTCCTATCTCGCCCTTGGCGCCTAGTTCTCCTTTGATGCCTTGTGGGCCTGTGACGCCAATGTTACCTTTAACGCCTTTTGAACCTGCCAGTCCCTTGATCCCCGTGTCCCCTGAAGTGCCTTTGAGGCCGCCTGCTACAAGTTTACAGTTTGATGTAAAGGTGACAATGGAAAGAAAGCAATCAGTCACAATTACGAACAAACTTGTCATTTTGTTATTCGAGGATTATAAGACGAAACAAAAATTCTTAATTAGACCTTAAACtcatcttttgaaaatcaaaacttGTCTAAAGTATTCATAAAGAttaagaaataaagaatatgttGCTGGTTTcgattgtgacgtcaaatttcaattttacatttgatatgGTGAACATATTGAAACGACTTTTAAAATACTACTGTTAAACAAATATCCAAGTTCATGAATTAAGTAAATCTAACCATGTAAAAACTAgaaatatttatcatatttatcatattaacaagttattttctgtaaaatatacatgtatagggaaacGATTGTTTTATATATGATGTGATCGACATCTATAGGTTGATGCTCAATATAACGCGTGCATTAGATGAAGCTACTGAAAAACCTTTAAGGATGTGAAGTATTTGGTGTTTCAGGCGGTAAGTCTCGTAGAGTAGAGAGCGAGATCTGACCGCGAGATATTGGTATGGATACCATGCTCCATGGATTGCTGGCACCACACACACAAATACCGCCACAAGCAACAGAATCTTCATCtccttgaaaaatgaaaaatattgttcTATTTCAATAATCTTTACGagccctctctctctctctctatatatctatatctaccCCTCTCTCTGTCTCTCATTACCTTTGCACAATTGACCATGAGAAACCAATATGGCTCCAACACACTCTGCGTCAGTCTGTGATATAAACATGCAATGACgaatgaaatttttatatcGGGGTTTTTTACATAAGCGATGTTGACGCATGTGACTGTGAGGGGGGATCTACACGAACACGACGCAATACTTTGTGGTTGGTGTACCTGACATAAGCGACAACTCACCAGTTTTACGGATACAGCGCCGAGTAATACTTATTGCGCAAAATCAACACCTAGACAGCGCAGAGGATGCCACTGCATGCATATCCGGCTttgggaaaaaattgaaaagaaactTGGAGCAATAATTTCACATAGTT encodes the following:
- the LOC125664405 gene encoding collagen alpha-1(XIII) chain-like, which codes for MPEVTEATNTSYYTLVARYNYLYRELYRLKHILASLTKGTKGEPGPLGPKGSDGTKGDQGSMGLAGAQGAKGDQGVKGDNGVAGATGANGAQGAAGTAGAQGAKGEAGLKGDTGATGAVGTKGEPGAVGQKGESGAAGAKGDTGATGGAGSAGAKGNKGEIYRERERGLVKIIEIEQYFSFFKEMKILLLVAVFVCVVPAIHGAWYPYQYLAVRSRSLLYETYRLKHQILHILKAGGLKGTSGDTGIKGLAGSKGVKGNIGVTGPQGIKGELGAKGEIGDQGPTGASGAQGAAGSAGATGAKGFIGDKGSLGDTGVVGAKGNSGDTIKGQSGDPGVKGVVGDTGPTGQAGAKGEVGEKGVPGTTGTQGVQGLQGPAGTNGQKGEKGSQGGVIIN